The Lemur catta isolate mLemCat1 chromosome 8, mLemCat1.pri, whole genome shotgun sequence genome has a segment encoding these proteins:
- the CMKLR2 gene encoding chemerin-like receptor 2: MEDLEETLFEEFENYSYALEYYSLESDLEEKGHLGVVHWVSLVLYCLAFVLGIPGNAIVIWFTGFKWKKTVTTLWFLNLAIADFIFVLFLPLYISYVAMNFHWPFGIWLCKANSFIAQLNMFASVFFLTVISLDRYVHLIHPLLSHRHRTLKNSLIVVIFIWLLASLIGGPALYFRDTAVVNNHTLCYNNFHEHDADLTVIRHHALTWVKFIVGYLFPLLTMSICYLCLICKVKKRRIRISSKHFWTVLAVVVAFLVCWTPYHLFSIWELTIHHSSHFHQVLQAGIPLSTGLAFLNSCLNPILYVLISKKFQARFRASVAEILKHTLWEVSCSGTVSEQLRNSETKNLSLLETAQ; encoded by the coding sequence ATGGAAGATCTAGAGGAAACATTATTTGAAGAATTTGAGAACTATTCCTATGCCCTGGAATATTACTCTCTGGAGTCTGATTTGGAGGAGAAAGGCCACCTGGGAGTTGTTCACTGGGTCTCTCTGGTGTTATATTGTTTAGCATTTGTTCTGGGAATTCCTGGAAATGCTATTGTCATTTGGTTCACGGGATTCAAGTGGAAGAAGACAGTGACGACTCTCTGGTTCCTCAATCTGGCCATTGcagatttcatttttgttctcttcCTGCCCCTGTACATCTCTTATGTAGCCATGAATTTCCACTGGCCCTTTGGCATCTGGTTGTGCAAGGCCAATTCCTTCATTGCCCAGTTGAACATGTTTGCCAGTGTTTTTTTCCTGACGGTGATCAGCCTGGACCGCTATGTCCATTTGATCCATCCTCTCTTGTCTCATCGGCACCGAACCCTAAAGAACTCCCTAATTGTTGTTATATTCATCTGGCTTTTGGCTTCTCTAATTGGTGGCCCTGCCCTATACTTCCGGGACACTGCGGTGGTCAATAACCACACTCTTTGCTATAACAATTTCCACGAGCATGATGCTGACCTCACTGTGATAAGGCACCATGCTCTGACCTGGGTGAAATTTATTGTTGGGTATCTCTTCCCTTTGCTAACAATGAGTATTTGCTACCTGtgtctcatctgcaaagtgaagAAGCGAAGAATCCGGATCTCCAGTAAGCATTTCTGGACAGTCCTGGCTGTAGTTGTGGCCTTTTTGGTTTGCTGGACTCCTTATCACCTGTTTAGCATTTGGGAGCTCACCATTCACCACAGCAGCCATTTccaccaggtgctgcaggctggAATCCCTCTCTCCACGGGCTTGGCATTCCTCAACAGTTGCTTAAACCCCATCCTTTATGTCCTAATTAGTAAAAAGTTCCAAGCTCGCTTCCGGGCCTCAGTTGCTGAGATACTAAAGCATACCCTGTGGGAAGTGAGTTGTTCTGGCACGGTGAGTGAGCAACTCAGAAACTCTGAAACCAAGAATCTGTCTCTCCTGGAAACAGCCCAATGA
- the EEF1B2 gene encoding elongation factor 1-beta: MGFGDLKSPAGLQVLNDYLADKSYIEGFVPSQADVAVFEAISGPPPADLCHALRWYNHIKSYEKEKASLPGVKKALGKYGPADMEDTTGNGATDSKDDDDIDLFGSDDEEESEEAKRLREERLAQYESKKAKKPALVAKSSILLDVKPWDDETDMAKLEECVRSIQADGLVWGSSKLVPVGYGIKKLQIQCVVEDDKVGTDMLEEQITAFEDYVQSMDVAAFNKI; this comes from the exons ATGGGTTTCGGAGACCTAAAAAGCCCCGCCGGCCTCCAGGTGCTCAACGATTACCTGGCGGACAAGAGCTACATCGAGGG GTTTGTGCCATCACAAGCAGATGTGGCAGTATTTGAAGCAATCTCTGGCCCGCCGCCTGCTGACTTGTGTCATGCCCTACGTTGGTATAATCACATCAAATCTTATGAAAAGGAAAAGGCCag ctTGCCAGGAGTGAAGAAAGCTTTGGGCAAGTATGGCCCTGCTGATATGGAAGACACTACGGGAAACGGAGCTACAGATAGTAAAGATGATGATGACATTGATCTCTTTGGATCTGATGATGAGGAG gAAAGCGAAGAAGCAAAGAGACTGAGGGAAGAACGCCTTGCACAGTATGAATCAAAGAAAGCCAAAA aaccTGCACTTGTTGCCAAGTCTTCCATCTTATTAGATGTGAAACCTTGGGATGATGAGACAGATATGGCAAAATTAGAGGAGTGTGTCAGAAGCATTCAAGCAGACGGCTTGGTCTGGGGCTCCT CTAAACTAGTTCCAGTGGGATATGGAATTAAAAAACTTCAAATACAGTGTGTTGTTGAAGATGATAAAGTTGGAACTGATATGCTAGAGGAGCAGATCACTGCTTTTGAGGACTACGTGCAGTCCATGGACGTGGCTGCTTTCAACAAGATCTAA